From Elusimicrobiota bacterium, a single genomic window includes:
- a CDS encoding acetate kinase, whose amino-acid sequence MKILVLSSRIYSIEYEIFEMPEEKEICKGILENIGFEQAILTRTVNGKIEKIVQPILDHQKGLEWIISIITNSKCGCVNSKDDISAIGHRVVHGGWTFTASVIIDENVKKEIYKDFELAPVHNPYNLMGIEASEKLFPGKKNIAVFDTSFHQTIPEVAFRYALPERLYLEYKIRKYGFHGISHKYIAERTAKILKKKTATMISFHLGAGCSVCAIKDGKSIDTSMGFTPLEGLVMPDRPGDISAGILLYLLKSGWSLSELETCLNKESGTFGISGVSNKMKEVVEEAEKGNEKAKLAIDIFVYRARKYLGGYYFLLNGEIDAISFTGGIGENSPLIREKILEGFEKFDIKIDSKKNEKTIGIEGEIGVTNSKIKILVLPRNEKILIAKETMELVKGGK is encoded by the coding sequence GTGAAAATACTTGTTTTGAGCAGTAGGATTTATTCGATTGAGTATGAAATTTTCGAAATGCCGGAAGAAAAAGAAATATGTAAAGGTATTTTAGAAAATATTGGATTTGAGCAAGCTATACTAACACGTACGGTAAATGGAAAGATAGAAAAGATTGTTCAACCGATTCTTGACCATCAAAAAGGACTCGAATGGATTATATCAATAATAACAAATTCTAAATGTGGATGTGTTAATTCAAAAGATGATATTTCTGCCATAGGGCATAGAGTTGTTCATGGTGGTTGGACATTTACAGCTTCTGTTATAATTGATGAAAATGTAAAAAAAGAAATTTACAAAGATTTTGAGCTTGCCCCGGTTCATAATCCTTATAATCTTATGGGGATAGAAGCATCTGAAAAACTTTTTCCGGGTAAAAAAAATATAGCTGTATTTGATACATCGTTTCATCAGACGATACCTGAGGTCGCTTTTAGATATGCACTGCCTGAACGCTTGTATCTTGAATATAAAATTAGGAAATACGGGTTTCACGGAATTTCGCATAAATATATTGCAGAAAGAACAGCAAAGATACTGAAGAAAAAAACTGCAACAATGATTTCTTTTCATTTAGGTGCAGGTTGTAGCGTGTGTGCTATTAAGGACGGAAAATCAATCGATACTTCAATGGGTTTTACGCCGCTTGAAGGACTTGTAATGCCTGACAGGCCCGGTGATATAAGCGCGGGTATTCTTCTGTATCTTTTAAAAAGCGGTTGGTCGTTAAGTGAACTTGAAACTTGCCTTAATAAAGAAAGTGGTACGTTCGGAATTTCAGGAGTTAGCAATAAAATGAAAGAAGTTGTCGAAGAAGCAGAAAAAGGCAATGAAAAGGCGAAACTGGCTATAGATATTTTTGTTTATAGAGCAAGAAAATATCTCGGCGGCTATTATTTTCTTTTGAACGGAGAAATTGATGCGATTTCGTTCACGGGTGGAATTGGAGAAAACTCGCCTCTTATAAGAGAAAAAATACTTGAAGGTTTTGAAAAATTCGATATAAAAATTGATTCTAAGAAGAACGAAAAAACAATCGGCATTGAAGGTGAAATAGGGGTTACAAATTCTAAAATAAAAATATTGGTTCTTCCGAGAAATGAAAAGATTTTGATTGCAAAAGAGACCATGGAACTTGTTAAAGGCGGGAAGTAG
- a CDS encoding acetyl-CoA decarbonylase/synthase complex subunit delta has protein sequence MDKVIEKWAGKVYELTIGATKEEGGTRSKKVKIGGLNTLPFLYFEGTIPNSPVVAMEVWDEEPAEWPDVLKNEYGDVLKNPSQWAKKCEESGCDLICLRLKSADPDGKNASAADVSKTVKDVLSATTLPLIIIGCGNNEKDSSIIMDVSQAAKGENCLIGMAAKENYKTFTAAAQSGGHSLIAETPLDINLEKQLNILISDMGFGSDRIVIHPSTGGIGYGFEYCYTIIERTRLAALSNDKMMSQPIITLVGQETWKIKECKADESEKPEWGPLSKRGILWEVTTAIGYLQSGCDILVMNHPKAVKEVKNYIKRLEK, from the coding sequence ATGGATAAAGTTATTGAAAAGTGGGCGGGTAAGGTTTATGAATTAACTATAGGGGCGACAAAAGAAGAAGGGGGGACTCGTTCAAAAAAAGTGAAGATAGGCGGGCTTAACACGCTTCCATTTTTATATTTTGAAGGGACAATTCCTAATTCGCCGGTAGTTGCTATGGAAGTGTGGGATGAAGAACCGGCTGAATGGCCCGATGTTCTTAAAAACGAATACGGGGATGTCCTGAAAAATCCTTCTCAATGGGCGAAGAAATGCGAAGAGAGCGGTTGTGATTTAATATGCCTGCGACTTAAAAGCGCGGACCCGGACGGTAAAAATGCTTCAGCCGCTGATGTTTCAAAAACAGTAAAAGATGTTTTATCGGCGACAACACTTCCTTTGATAATTATCGGTTGCGGGAATAATGAAAAGGATTCTTCAATTATAATGGATGTGTCACAGGCGGCAAAAGGCGAAAATTGCCTTATTGGTATGGCCGCAAAAGAAAACTATAAAACATTTACCGCTGCGGCACAATCAGGAGGACATTCTTTAATAGCAGAGACGCCGCTTGACATAAATCTTGAGAAACAGCTGAATATTTTAATAAGTGATATGGGTTTCGGGTCTGACAGGATAGTTATTCATCCCAGTACCGGTGGTATTGGTTATGGATTTGAGTATTGTTACACTATAATTGAAAGAACACGGTTAGCAGCATTATCAAACGACAAAATGATGTCACAACCTATAATTACGCTTGTCGGTCAGGAAACATGGAAGATAAAAGAATGCAAAGCAGATGAATCTGAAAAACCGGAATGGGGACCTCTGTCAAAAAGAGGAATTTTATGGGAAGTAACAACTGCTATCGGTTATCTTCAGTCAGGTTGCGATATTCTTGTGATGAATCATCCAAAAGCAGTTAAAGAAGTTAAAAATTATATAAAAAGATTAGAGAAATAA
- a CDS encoding ASKHA domain-containing protein, giving the protein MVCKIKFLPYNKVVSVQEGTDLLTAAMMAGIQIYNSCGGEGVCGKCKVKVTKGEVVTDSPALTKKEKKDGYVLACRTNCKGHMEVFIPEEARVGKAEILTKGTVTNIFTPAEPADIKTEVFKENIFKHSPFLAKLYLELPKPSIDDSTADLERILREIRKKGIDNLVMQMGLSNIKKLPLLLRSTGFKVTVTLGNRNGTTEIVLVEPSDTSNKNYGIAVDIGTTTIVTYLVNLNNQDVLSAKAIYNPQVSFGEDVITRIIHAEDPAGLDRLHHSVVDVINDLIISHVIENKISLNDINCVVCAGNTTMIHLLLRVDPSNIRRSPYIPVANSFPVIRASEAGIKINPRGLLATLPNISSYIGGDITAGVLASGINSSSGLTLFIDLGTNGEVVLGNKDFLVCCSTSAGPCFEGGGIKNGIRAQSGAIESFELNNDKIKIKIINNEKAIGICGAGIISIIAELFKKGIIDKSGEFIQKSSKYLKKTDEEVEFFVTSEISITQADIKNLIHSKGAIFSGAEVLIKKMGFDFNNLDRVIIAGGLGNALDIEKSIMIGLLPDLPKEKFIFIGNGSITGAKMCLLSQDAMKKAEELAQKMTYIDLSENSEFMNNYTASLFLPHTDMDLFPNVKSRIGNHE; this is encoded by the coding sequence ATGGTGTGTAAAATAAAATTTTTACCTTATAACAAAGTTGTATCTGTACAAGAGGGGACGGATTTGCTTACTGCTGCTATGATGGCGGGTATACAGATTTATAATTCCTGCGGCGGTGAGGGTGTTTGCGGGAAGTGCAAGGTCAAAGTTACAAAAGGCGAAGTTGTTACTGATTCACCGGCGCTCACTAAAAAAGAAAAAAAAGACGGGTATGTTCTTGCCTGCAGGACGAATTGCAAAGGGCATATGGAAGTATTTATTCCTGAAGAAGCCCGGGTTGGAAAAGCTGAAATTTTAACAAAAGGAACAGTTACTAATATTTTCACACCGGCGGAACCCGCTGATATAAAAACCGAGGTCTTTAAAGAGAATATTTTTAAGCATAGTCCATTTTTAGCCAAGTTATATCTTGAATTACCTAAACCATCAATTGATGATTCAACAGCTGATTTAGAAAGAATATTAAGAGAGATAAGGAAAAAGGGAATAGATAATCTGGTTATGCAGATGGGGCTTTCAAATATAAAGAAACTCCCTTTGCTTCTAAGGTCAACTGGTTTTAAGGTTACCGTAACGCTTGGCAATAGGAACGGCACAACTGAAATTGTTCTTGTCGAACCGTCTGATACATCAAATAAAAATTACGGCATTGCAGTTGATATCGGAACGACTACAATTGTTACCTATCTTGTTAATTTAAACAACCAGGACGTTCTTTCTGCAAAAGCAATTTATAATCCGCAGGTTTCTTTTGGTGAAGATGTAATTACAAGAATAATTCATGCAGAAGACCCGGCAGGTTTGGACCGTTTACATCACTCAGTTGTTGATGTAATAAATGATTTAATTATTTCGCATGTAATTGAAAATAAAATATCGCTTAACGATATTAACTGTGTTGTTTGCGCGGGAAATACTACGATGATACATCTTCTATTAAGAGTAGACCCGTCAAACATCAGGCGGTCTCCGTATATTCCGGTGGCCAATTCGTTCCCTGTTATTCGTGCATCGGAAGCAGGGATAAAAATAAATCCAAGAGGGCTTTTGGCAACCCTTCCGAATATTTCTTCATACATAGGCGGGGATATAACAGCGGGGGTTTTGGCAAGCGGAATCAACAGTTCTTCGGGACTGACGCTTTTTATTGATTTGGGTACAAATGGCGAGGTTGTTTTAGGAAATAAGGATTTTCTTGTATGCTGCTCCACTTCTGCGGGTCCCTGTTTTGAAGGCGGGGGTATAAAAAACGGGATAAGAGCACAATCAGGTGCAATCGAAAGTTTTGAATTGAATAATGATAAAATAAAAATAAAAATAATCAATAATGAAAAAGCGATAGGTATCTGCGGAGCAGGTATAATTTCTATAATTGCAGAACTTTTTAAAAAAGGAATTATTGATAAATCAGGCGAATTTATACAAAAGTCTTCAAAATATTTAAAGAAAACCGATGAGGAAGTAGAATTTTTCGTAACATCAGAAATTTCAATAACGCAGGCAGATATAAAAAACCTTATTCATTCAAAAGGAGCGATATTTTCCGGTGCTGAGGTTTTAATTAAAAAAATGGGATTTGATTTTAATAATCTTGACCGTGTAATTATTGCAGGCGGGCTTGGTAATGCACTTGATATTGAAAAATCAATTATGATAGGTCTTCTGCCGGATTTGCCGAAAGAAAAGTTTATATTTATAGGTAATGGTTCCATAACCGGCGCCAAGATGTGTCTTCTGTCCCAGGATGCTATGAAAAAAGCGGAAGAACTTGCGCAAAAAATGACGTATATTGATTTAAGCGAGAATTCCGAATTTATGAATAATTATACAGCATCCCTGTTTTTACCGCATACGGATATGGATTTATTCCCTAATGTAAAATCGCGAATAGGGAATCACGAATAA
- the acsC gene encoding acetyl-CoA decarbonylase/synthase complex subunit gamma: MALSGLDIYKNLPKTNCKKCGFPTCLAFAMALAAKKTSLDKCPDVSEAAKQLLESASLPPMATITIGEGAKKVEVGGETVLFRHEKTFYHPTAIAVAVSDNEQNLQEKIEKIKKLNFDRVGMMVGVDLVAVKNDSNDASKFAAVSKELSEKIQLPLVLVSKNLQAIEEALKNVSQKKPLVYSANEQNLSQMVDIAKKYSVPLCINGKDIEEIAALSQKVTSAGVKDIILDCGSGDILKNVQDFTQVRRFALKKNFRPLGFPVIAFAKDVAEAATYITKYVSVLIVEMDKPEELLPLITLRLNIYTDPQKPIMMEPKLYTIGKPDDKSPLLVTTNFSLTFFTVSPEVENSKVSAWLLVCDAEGMSVLTAWAADKFNAEIIDNWMKKTDVASKVSHKKIIIPGYVSVLSGKLEDITGWQVLVGPKEASGIPKYLKTVWK; encoded by the coding sequence ATGGCTTTATCTGGTCTTGATATTTACAAAAATTTACCTAAGACAAATTGCAAAAAATGCGGGTTTCCGACTTGTTTGGCATTTGCTATGGCGCTTGCTGCTAAAAAGACATCTTTGGATAAGTGTCCGGATGTTAGTGAGGCGGCGAAACAGCTGCTTGAGTCGGCGTCACTTCCGCCTATGGCGACAATTACAATAGGGGAAGGTGCAAAAAAGGTAGAAGTCGGCGGTGAGACGGTGTTGTTCCGTCACGAAAAAACATTTTATCATCCGACTGCAATAGCTGTTGCCGTGTCTGATAATGAACAGAATCTTCAGGAAAAAATTGAAAAAATAAAGAAACTCAACTTTGACCGGGTCGGGATGATGGTTGGAGTAGACCTTGTAGCGGTTAAAAATGATTCTAACGATGCCTCGAAATTCGCGGCTGTATCAAAAGAACTATCGGAGAAAATACAATTACCGTTAGTTCTTGTCAGCAAAAATTTACAGGCGATTGAAGAAGCATTGAAGAATGTTTCACAGAAAAAACCGCTTGTTTATTCAGCAAATGAACAAAATCTTAGCCAGATGGTTGATATAGCAAAAAAATATAGTGTTCCTCTATGTATAAACGGGAAAGATATTGAAGAAATCGCAGCACTTTCACAAAAAGTTACTTCGGCAGGTGTTAAGGACATTATACTTGACTGCGGCTCAGGTGACATATTAAAAAATGTTCAGGATTTCACGCAGGTCAGGCGGTTTGCTCTGAAGAAAAATTTCAGACCGCTTGGTTTTCCTGTGATTGCTTTCGCAAAAGATGTTGCTGAAGCGGCAACTTATATAACGAAATATGTAAGTGTTCTTATTGTTGAAATGGATAAACCTGAGGAACTTCTTCCTCTTATTACTTTGCGGCTCAATATCTACACGGACCCGCAGAAACCGATAATGATGGAACCGAAGCTATATACTATAGGAAAGCCGGATGACAAATCACCGCTTTTAGTTACAACAAACTTTTCGTTAACATTTTTTACTGTTTCGCCTGAGGTGGAAAATTCAAAAGTTTCTGCATGGCTTTTAGTTTGTGATGCCGAAGGGATGTCTGTCCTGACCGCGTGGGCAGCAGATAAATTTAACGCTGAAATTATTGATAACTGGATGAAAAAAACAGATGTAGCGAGCAAGGTAAGTCATAAAAAAATAATAATTCCTGGTTACGTTTCGGTATTAAGCGGGAAATTGGAAGATATAACCGGCTGGCAGGTTCTTGTAGGACCGAAAGAAGCGTCGGGAATACCGAAATATTTAAAGACAGTGTGGAAATGA
- the acsB gene encoding acetyl-CoA decarbonylase/synthase complex subunit alpha/beta: MSKIVAGAVIRGANKIVKEAEEFLNKAISEKGESQKVEFPDTAYFFPMAYALLGTEVKTLGDIKPVLQEAKSLLHDEPTQAIWLPYLGDALDSGIAALLSEEIIMGLRYLYNQEPQPDCNGFFSDTILRQLGIQLVDGRMPGAAAILGAAPDNKTAVEIVRELQKRQILTFVGSSSNLPGGKAGGKSIIDQLKEEGVEMGWDTYIVPYGRDTISAIYPLHWAIRGALTFGGHRKGEATKCLKYCKERVFAFGLTLGPLDDIKYATGAGAIDMGFPIIADTDIPEIRPSGICTYEHLVKELDYKKIVPVCIEVRGVKVKVSEIPIPVAYSAAFEGERVRREQTYLEAGSKFSTAFEYVAIGDTDKIDDGKIEIIGSEIDDIKEGSATPLGIYVEVAGRKMQKEFESIVERQIHTFLNEAQGVMHTGQRDLIWLRISKEAKTKGFKLKHLGTIIHARVHEIFGAIIDKVQVKIYTKEEDIKKLLPKAREAYKFRDERIGAMTDESVDTFYSCTLCQSFAPNHLCIVKPERLGLCGAYNWLDCKASFEINPTGPNQPVKKGTVLDEVRGEWQGINDWVKTKSNGHLEQFHGYSIMTFPETSCGCFECIGAIVPEANGFMIVNREFSGMTPLGMSFSTLAGSVGGGNQTPGFMGFGRLYITSKKFIKADGGLKRIVWMPKELKEALADKLKARCAEEGVPDFFDKIADETIATDTEKLLEFLQKVNHPAITMDALM, from the coding sequence ATGTCAAAGATTGTTGCGGGTGCTGTTATAAGAGGTGCTAATAAGATAGTTAAAGAAGCGGAAGAATTCTTGAATAAAGCTATTTCTGAAAAAGGAGAATCGCAAAAAGTAGAGTTTCCTGATACTGCATATTTCTTCCCGATGGCGTATGCATTGTTAGGTACTGAAGTAAAAACACTTGGCGATATAAAACCTGTTTTGCAGGAAGCAAAATCACTTTTACATGACGAGCCTACACAGGCGATATGGCTGCCTTACCTTGGCGACGCTTTGGACTCAGGGATTGCCGCGCTTCTTTCGGAAGAGATTATTATGGGGCTCCGCTATCTTTACAACCAGGAACCGCAGCCTGATTGTAACGGATTTTTTTCGGATACTATTTTAAGGCAGTTGGGAATACAGCTTGTTGACGGCAGAATGCCCGGAGCTGCTGCAATACTTGGTGCGGCGCCTGATAACAAAACTGCAGTTGAAATAGTAAGAGAACTCCAAAAAAGACAGATACTTACTTTTGTCGGTTCATCTTCTAACCTGCCTGGCGGCAAGGCAGGTGGTAAATCAATTATTGACCAGCTGAAAGAAGAAGGGGTGGAAATGGGTTGGGATACTTATATAGTTCCGTACGGCAGGGATACAATTTCAGCTATTTACCCGTTACACTGGGCGATAAGAGGAGCTCTTACTTTCGGCGGTCATAGAAAAGGTGAGGCGACGAAGTGTTTGAAATATTGTAAAGAAAGGGTTTTTGCTTTCGGATTAACGTTAGGACCATTAGATGATATTAAATATGCAACAGGTGCGGGTGCAATTGATATGGGATTTCCTATAATTGCAGATACTGACATACCGGAAATTCGTCCGTCAGGAATCTGTACCTACGAGCATTTGGTTAAAGAATTAGATTATAAAAAGATTGTTCCTGTTTGTATTGAAGTTAGAGGTGTTAAGGTAAAAGTTTCGGAAATTCCGATTCCGGTCGCTTACTCAGCTGCGTTTGAAGGCGAAAGGGTGAGAAGAGAGCAGACATATCTTGAGGCGGGTAGTAAATTTTCAACCGCGTTTGAATATGTCGCAATAGGGGATACGGACAAGATTGATGACGGCAAAATAGAAATTATCGGGTCTGAAATAGATGATATTAAAGAAGGTTCTGCAACTCCGTTAGGAATATATGTTGAAGTAGCAGGAAGAAAGATGCAGAAGGAATTTGAATCAATTGTGGAAAGGCAGATTCATACATTCTTAAACGAGGCGCAGGGTGTTATGCATACCGGTCAACGTGATTTGATATGGCTCAGGATTTCAAAAGAAGCCAAAACAAAAGGTTTTAAATTAAAACATCTCGGAACAATAATTCACGCAAGAGTACACGAAATTTTCGGGGCGATTATTGATAAGGTCCAGGTAAAGATTTATACAAAAGAAGAAGATATTAAAAAATTATTACCGAAAGCCCGCGAAGCGTATAAGTTCCGCGACGAAAGAATAGGCGCTATGACAGATGAATCAGTTGATACGTTTTATTCCTGCACTCTCTGTCAATCCTTTGCACCTAACCATTTATGCATTGTAAAACCCGAACGGCTTGGGCTCTGCGGTGCTTATAACTGGCTTGATTGCAAGGCGTCGTTTGAAATAAACCCGACAGGACCAAACCAACCGGTAAAAAAAGGTACTGTTTTGGATGAAGTGCGTGGTGAATGGCAGGGTATAAACGATTGGGTAAAAACAAAATCAAATGGTCACCTTGAACAGTTTCACGGGTATTCAATTATGACATTTCCCGAGACATCCTGCGGTTGTTTTGAATGTATAGGCGCAATTGTTCCGGAAGCAAACGGATTTATGATTGTTAATCGTGAATTTTCCGGAATGACACCGCTTGGTATGTCTTTTTCCACGCTTGCGGGTTCTGTCGGCGGCGGTAACCAGACACCGGGATTTATGGGTTTCGGGCGTCTTTATATTACTTCAAAGAAATTTATTAAAGCAGACGGCGGGTTGAAGAGAATTGTATGGATGCCGAAAGAACTAAAAGAGGCGCTCGCAGATAAACTTAAAGCCCGTTGTGCGGAGGAAGGAGTTCCGGATTTCTTTGATAAAATAGCAGATGAAACAATAGCAACAGACACGGAAAAACTGCTGGAATTTTTACAGAAAGTGAATCATCCGGCGATTACGATGGACGCGTTGATGTAA